Part of the Sodalinema gerasimenkoae IPPAS B-353 genome is shown below.
AACGCCATGATTTCCCAAACCTAACAGCCGACGACCCCTAAACCTCAAACCATCCATTACCCCGATAGTGATGGACAACCCATGGCTGACAATACCCTTCAGTTTCGCTGGATTGTCATTATTAAGGAGAACTTAGACCTCATTTTCGCCGATGATCCCGATGTCTTCGTTGCCGGCGACCTACTACAGAGTATCAGCCTGATTCGTTCTAAGAAACCGTTGCAGCGGTAGGTGAACGCACGCCGTTGTAACCCAAGCATTATACTGAAAAGGCAAGACCGCAGTGAACGTTATTATTCTTGGAAATGCTGGCGCTGGTAAAAGTACCCTAGCCAGGAAACTTATGGCAGAGCAACCTGCTGTACGCTTATCGCTGGATGAAGTGGCGTTTGAGGGTGGAACGGAACGGCGCTCTTTACAGGATAGTCTGGCTGATGTGAAGGGTTTTATTGCCAGTCATGAAAGTTGGATTATTGAAGGCTGTTACGCGGATATTATCGAACTGATATTGCCGGATTGTGAGGAACTCATCTTTCTCAACCCTGGGGTTGAGGTTTGTATTGCACATTGCCGCGTCAGGCCATGGGAACCGGAGAAGTTTAGTTCCCATCACGAACAAGATGAAAACTTGGAAAATCTCATCGAGTGGGTTCGCTCTTATGAGACTCGGACAGATGAGTATGGACTTCGTCGTCATCGGGAACTGTACGAGTCCTTCCAGGGGAACAAACGTGAGTTCAACACTCCCAGCGACTATGCATCGGTATAACTAATTGGTTGTAGAAGAGTGTCGTCTGCGCCGCCGTGGACTCAAAATAACAGTCAAAAAATTGTGGATCTACCGAACCCAGTATGT
Proteins encoded:
- a CDS encoding AAA family ATPase — encoded protein: MNVIILGNAGAGKSTLARKLMAEQPAVRLSLDEVAFEGGTERRSLQDSLADVKGFIASHESWIIEGCYADIIELILPDCEELIFLNPGVEVCIAHCRVRPWEPEKFSSHHEQDENLENLIEWVRSYETRTDEYGLRRHRELYESFQGNKREFNTPSDYASV